GGTGCCTACCTCGTGCGCATGCAGACCGCGGCCGGTGTATTTACCCAGCGGGTTACGCTCCTGAAGTAATATCTTTTATTTGATGCTGCACAGTTAACAGCAGAAAGCCTGGCCGGTACGCGGTCAGGCTTTCTGTTTTTTACAGACCAGATTCAATAACAATGGCAGGTGGATAAACCCCGGGTATTGGATGCCAACAGCCCATCCCTTTTCCGCATCACATACCAGACGTACTGAACAATCTTTTGAGGAAATAAATTCTACCTGCTGAAGCAAATCATCGCCCCCGCTTGCCCGGCATCCCAAAGCGCACCTCCCCCCAAGAGCACATCAAGGACGCGCTTGACTCCACAGCGACTCGATCGCGTCGACCCACACGTATCCTGGCCCATACGTGACTGAGTATTCTCTGGCAACACATACACGATGTCCCTTTGCCCTTGCCATATTACTGCACTATGGAAATCCCAGTATCGCTTGAAATCCTTCTTGTAGAAGACAACGAATTGCACCAGGAGCTTATCGTCCGGATGCTGGAACTGGTCGGCTACTCTGCAGACGTTGTAAACAGCGGAGAAGAAGCCCTTGAGGCGATCCAGAAAAAGGACTACACCCTCATCCTGATGGACCTCGCCATGCCGCGGCTCGATGGCTTTGCTACCACACAACACATCAGCAACAACGATTTGCCCGATGATCCTTACATCATCGCCGTTACAGCGCTAA
This Bacteroidota bacterium DNA region includes the following protein-coding sequences:
- a CDS encoding response regulator → MEIPVSLEILLVEDNELHQELIVRMLELVGYSADVVNSGEEALEAIQKKDYTLILMDLAMPRLDGFATTQHISNNDLPDDPYIIAVTALTMDNPREACRKAGMDDVLQKPVLIDDFRAALARFYTTQYS